The Nitrospirales bacterium genome includes a window with the following:
- a CDS encoding glycosyltransferase — protein MKILLVHNFYQQRGGEDQAFEEERRLLRNYRHQVIDYTLHNNQVTTYNKRELVHALIWNTQSYRALRNLISNEKPDIMHVHNTFPLISPSAYYAANAEKVPVIQTLHNFRLLCLNATFFRENRTCEDCMGKLWPWPGIRHACYRDGRGPSSGVATMLIVHRLLRTWQRNVNLFIALSEFAKKRFVAGGLEENKIVVKPNFVAPDPGTGTGGGNYALYVGRLSQEKGIEMMLESWQKLQGQLCLKIVGEGTLSPVVKKATECIPSVEHLGYQSHENVLHLMKEALFLVFPSECYENFPLTIAEAYAVGLPVVACNNGSMSSLVIDGQTGLHFELGNTDDFLKKITWILENPGELRKMRILARKEYVEKYMAEQNHEILMNVYKRVVMTE, from the coding sequence ATGAAAATTTTGCTCGTCCATAACTTTTATCAGCAAAGAGGAGGTGAGGATCAGGCTTTTGAAGAAGAACGTCGACTCCTAAGAAATTATCGTCATCAAGTCATTGATTATACGCTTCACAATAATCAAGTCACGACATACAACAAACGAGAGCTTGTGCATGCTTTAATTTGGAATACGCAGTCTTATCGAGCGCTTCGGAATCTCATTTCCAATGAAAAACCTGACATCATGCATGTCCATAATACATTTCCATTGATATCACCGTCTGCCTACTATGCAGCTAACGCGGAAAAGGTTCCGGTGATTCAAACCCTTCACAATTTTCGGTTGTTGTGTCTCAATGCTACCTTCTTTCGCGAGAATAGGACTTGTGAGGATTGTATGGGAAAGTTATGGCCTTGGCCTGGGATACGACATGCCTGTTACCGCGATGGAAGAGGGCCAAGTAGCGGGGTAGCCACTATGTTAATCGTACATCGCTTATTACGGACCTGGCAAAGAAATGTGAACCTCTTTATTGCCTTGTCTGAGTTTGCAAAAAAAAGATTCGTTGCTGGCGGACTTGAGGAGAACAAAATTGTCGTCAAACCGAACTTCGTTGCCCCTGATCCTGGAACAGGGACAGGGGGCGGTAATTATGCCCTGTATGTTGGGCGCCTATCTCAAGAGAAGGGCATCGAAATGATGCTAGAGTCTTGGCAAAAATTGCAAGGACAACTCTGCCTCAAAATAGTCGGTGAAGGAACCCTAAGCCCAGTAGTGAAGAAAGCTACCGAATGTATTCCTTCCGTAGAGCATCTCGGATACCAATCACACGAAAATGTGCTACATCTTATGAAAGAGGCTCTTTTTTTGGTCTTCCCATCGGAATGCTACGAGAATTTCCCATTAACGATAGCTGAAGCCTACGCAGTGGGTCTACCAGTTGTCGCATGCAACAATGGAAGCATGTCTTCACTGGTCATAGACGGTCAGACAGGCTTACATTTTGAACTTGGGAACACAGATGACTTCCTCAAGAAGATAACTTGGATTTTAGAAAACCCGGGTGAATTGAGAAAAATGCGTATCTTGGCACGAAAAGAATATGTTGAGAAGTATATGGCCGAACAAAATCACGAAATACTCATGAATGTATACAAGCGTGTTGTGATGACAGAATAG